The following nucleotide sequence is from Streptomyces sp. HUAS CB01.
CCCGGGCGACGGGCGCGGTGCGCATGGCCCGCAGCGGACAGGGCCCGGCCGTGCGCCGCTGCGCGGGGGTGCGCTCGGCCTGAGCCTCCGTCAGAACCGAGACGATGAGCCCGTCGTAGTTCGTGACGACCCTGGCGAACTGTCCGTGGTCCGCCCGAAGTGCCAGGCAGAGCCCGCACAGATGGGCCATCCACTCCGTCTTGAGGCCGTTCGTGAGGCGATGGGTGCAGGGCCGGACGATTCCGAACACGACGTTCCCCCGAGTGTCGTTCGAGTGTGCGGCCCGCATCGTATCCGGCCGGCCCGTTCACCCGGACGCTCCGACGCTCACCCGTCTGCCGAGACATTCATATTTTGCTTCGATATGAGCCCCTTCAGGGCCCCTACGCTGGAAGAACCTTGACGAACCGCCACATGTTCTGCACCAGTACCGTCACGAATCCCCTGCGCGGCGACTATCCACTTGGCGCGCGATCCGCATTATGGACGACCATAGGGATATGCGGAACCACAAGTGACCGCGGTCGAAAGGAGGCGTCCATGGGATCGGTGCGCAAGGCGAGTGCATGGCTCGGTCTCGTCGAGGACAACGACGAGCGCTACTACGACGACGAGTACGCCGAGGGTACGGGAGCCGGCGACCAGTGGGTGACCGACCCGCGCGTCCGGGTGGCCTCCGAGACGGCCGAGGAGCAGGGTCGCCGGATCGCCACCGTCTCCCCCGACAGCTTCCGGGACGCACGCGGCATCGGGGAGCACTTCCGCGAGGGCGTTCCCGTCATCGTCAACCTGACCTCCCTGGAGCCCGCGGACGCCAAGCGCGTGGTGGACTTCGCGGCCGGGCTGACCTTCGGGCTGCGCGGCTCCATCGAGCGCGTGGCGACCCGGGTCTTCCTGCTGACCCCCGCCGACACGGAGATCGTCAGCGGGGAGTCGGCGGGCCGCCCCGGCGACGGGTTCTTCAACCAGAGCTGAGCAGGGCGCTCGCCGGCCGGCCGGGACGGTCGGCCTACCGGAACGCGTCGAGGCCGGTGAGCGCCTTGCCCAGCACGAGCTGGTGCATCTCGACGGTGCCCTCGTAGGTGAGCACCGACTCGAGATTGGTGGCGTGCCGCATCACGGGGTATTCGAGGGAGATCCCGTTGGCGCCGAGGATCGTGCGCGCGGTGCGGCAGATCTCGATCGCCTCCCGCACGTTGTTCAGCTTTCCGAAACTGACCTGCTCCGGGCGGAGCGTCCCGGCGTCCATCCGCCGCCCGAGGTGATGGGCGAGCAGGATTCCCTTGTGCAGTTCGAGCGCCATGTCGGCGAGCTTGGCCTGGGTGAGCTGGAAGCCCCCGATGGGCTTTCCGAACTGCTCCCGCGTCCGCGCGTAGTCGAGCGCCGCCTCGAAGCTGGAGCGTGCCGCGCCCATCGCGCCCCACACGATTCCGTAGCGGGCGTGCGAAAGACAGCTGAGCGGCCCCTTGAGTCCCGTCACGCCCGGGAGGACGGCGTCCTCGGGCAGTCGCACCTCGTCCAGGACGAGTTCGCTGGTGACGGAGGCCCGCAGCGACCACTTGTGCCGGATCTCGGGGGCCGAGAAGCCGGGGGTGTCGGTGGGGACGGCGAAGCCGCGGATGCCGTCGTCGGTCTGGGCCCAGACGACGGCCACGCCGGCGACGGAGCCGTTGGTGATCCACATCTTGCGCCCGTTGAGCACCCAGTCGGAGCCGTCGCGCTTGGCGTAGGTGCGCATGCCGGCCGGATCGGAGCCGTGGTCGGGCTCGGTGAGCCCGAAGCAGCCGATGGTCTCACCGGCCGCCATGGACGGCAGCCACCGCTGCTTCTGGTCCTCGGAGCCGTACTTCCAGATCGCGTACATGGCGAGCGAGCCCTGGACGGACACGAGCGAGCGGATGCCGGAGTCGGCGGCCTCCAGTTCCAGGCAGGCGAGTCCGTACTGGACCGCGGTGGCGCCGGCGCAGCCGTAGCCGGTCAGCGACATGCCGAGGGCACCGATCGAGCCGAGTTCCCGGGCCAGTTCGCGTACGGAGGGCAGTTCACCGCTCTCGTACCAGTCGGCGATCTGCGGAAGCACGCGGTCGGCGGCCCAGGAGCGGACGGTGTCGCGTACCGCGAGGTCCTCGGGCTCCAGCAGATCGTCGATGCCGAGGGGGTCGGCGGGGTCGAAGGGCGGGAGCTTCGGGGGTGCGGACATGAGGGTGCCTCCGGCGGCTCGCACGGCACTGTCCAGGTCCGGGCGGCTGCCGGTGACCTGGGAACCTAGCAGTGGTAGTTAATGCTCGGCGCTGACGTTACGGCTCAGTGTGCCGTGCGTCCAGTGCGTGCCGGGCCGGCCGCCTCCGCGGGCGTACGGCGTGCCGGCACCGCCGACTCGGCACGGACGTGGTCCCGGAGCGGGGCGCCCGGCAGCGCGGGTTCGGGCACGGCGTGCCCGGACCGGGCGGGCGCCGGCTGCTCCGCGGCCGGGAGGCCGGTCGGGTCGTCGGGCTCGGCGCACTCCATGACCTTCGGCAGCCGCAGCGCGGCGAGCGCCCCGAGCAGCAGCAGGCCCGCGCTGACGAACAGCGTCACGTGCAGTCCGTGGACGAACGCGTGCCGGGCGGCGCTCCGCAGCGCGTCCCCCACGGGTCCGCCGAGCTGGAGGGCCACCTGGTAGGCCTCGCCGAGCGAGTGCCCGGCGGCGCTGCGCGCCGCGGGCGGGACGCTCGTGGCGTCGTCGAGCCCGGGGGCGTAGGCGGCGTTCATGACGCTGCCGAGCAGCGCGATGCCCATGCCCGCGCCGAGCTGGTAGGAGGTCTCGCCGATGGCGGCCGCGCCGCCGGCCTGCTCGGGCGGGGCTTCGCTGAGCATCGACTCGTACGCGCCGAAGAGCGTGGTCTGCAGCCCGAAGCCGAGGAGGACGAATCCGGTGGTGAGCAGCAGCGGCCGGTCGTGCTGCCCCATCAGGGTCAGCAGGACCACGGCGGCGGCCGTGAGCACGAAGCCCCAGCCGACCATCCGGCGGGGGCCGAGGCGCCGGAGGGTGAAGGAGCCGGTGGCCCCGGCGGCCATCGCGGCGAAGGTGAGCGGCAGCAGCCGCAGACCGGTCTCCAGCGGGCTCAGCCCGAGCACGAGCTGGAGGTACTGGACGGCGATGAGCTCCAGGCCGACCAGCGCCAGCATGGCGAGCACGATGCAGCCGACCGAGGTGGAGAAGGTCGCCCTGGCGAACATCCGGATGTCGACGAGCGGATGCCTGCGGCTCTTCTGGCGGCGGACGAAGAGGGCGAGCAGCACGGCCCCGGCGAGCAGCGGGCCGGCCGTGCGGAGGTCCAGCACGGCGTCGCCGGCGCCGAGCCGCTTCACTCCGAGGACGATGCCGAGGACTCCCGCGGCGGCCATGAGCGCCCCGAGGACGTCCCACGGCCCTTCGCGGTCGCCCCGGGACTCGGGGAGCAGCCAGCGACCGACCGGCAGGATCAGCAGCATCAGCGGGATGTTGATCAGGAAGACCGAGCCCCACCAGAAGTGCTGGACGAGGAAGCCGCCCAGGACCGGACCGGTGGCGGCGCCGACCGCGGCGACCGCGGTCCAGATGCCGATGGCCGTGGCCCGCTCGCGCCGGTCCGGGAAGACGGCCCGGAGTATGGAGAGCGTCGCCGGCATGATCATCGCGCCGCCGACGCCGAGCAGGGCCCGGGCGCCGATGAGCACCTCGGGCGTGGTGGCCAGCGCGGCGACGGCGGAGGCGACGCCGAAGAGCGCGTAGCCGAGCAGCAGGACGCGCCGGCGCCCGACCCGGTCGCCGAGGGTGCCGAACAGGATCAGCAGCGACGCGCACACCAGGGGGTAGGCGTCGACGATCCACAGGAGTTCGACCCCGGACGGGCGGAGGTCCTCCGTCACGGCGGGCACGGCGACGTGCAGGACGGTGGCGTCCAGCGCGACCAGGAGCAGGCTCACGCACAGGACGAGCAGGACGACCCAGCGGTTGGCACCGCCGCCGGCGGCACGCGGGCGTGCTCCGGCCGTGGTCCTCCCGAACATGTACGTACCTCCTGCTGGGTTTCTCGCGTCGGTGGGCCCGGCCGGGGCTTGGCCCGGTGGGCGGCCCGGCATCGACGGGCGAGTGATCAGCCAGAGTACGCGAGTCCCGGGCGGCGGCGCGTGGTGCACCTCTCACCTCGACGGCCGCGCGGGTGTGGCGTACGCCACGCCCGGCCGGCCCTCCGGACGGCGCCGCGGAGGCCCCGAACGGTTCCGGAATTCGGTTCGGCAATCCCGTGAAGCGTTACCGACGCCTGCAAACACACTTGCGGAGAACCGGCCGGCGCAATAGGGATCGGGGCCGCCGGGATTTAGCCGGCGGCGCCCTTTCAATGGGCCGCTGAGACATAGTCCACATCACATCGTCATCACGAAGAGCCTGGATCGGCCTGGGCGGACACTCACTCGCTGTAACGTCGATTGGGTGCGTACCGACATCTTTGCCCGTCTGGACCGGGAGCCGGAGCCGCCGAAGATAGAGATCCCGCGGATGAGCCGCACCCGTCTCGCCCTCTTCGGCGGGACTTCGGCGTTCTATCTCGCGATCGTCGTCGCCGTGCTCATCTCGTCCTGGCTGGTGATCGTCGACTGGAAGGTCATGCTCTTCCGGCCGTATCAGCAGTGGCCCGAACTGCACGCGTTCCTGGACTACTTCGTGGTGCTCGGCCAGCGCGGACCGACGGCCGTGATGGTCGCCGCCTGGCTCGGCTGGCGCTCGTGGCGACAGCACACGCTGCGCCCGCTGCTGGTCCTGGGCGCCTCGTTGCTGCTGCTGAACGCCACCGTGGGAGCGGTCAAGCTCGGCCTGGGCCGGCTGGGCCCGCACTACGCGACGCAGATCGGCTCCGCCGAGCTCTTCGCCGGCGGCGATATATTTCCTTCGGGCCACACCGCCAATGCCGTCGTGACCTGGGGAATCCTCGCCTATCTGGCCACCACGCCGCTGGCCCGGCGGTACCTGTCGGCGCTCTCCGCCGTGGTCGCCCTGGGCGTCGGTCTGACGACCGTCTACCTGGGCACGCACTGGCTCAGCGATGTGCTGCTGGGCTGGGCCGCCGGACTGCTGATCCTGCTCGCCCTGCCGTGGTGCGAGCCGCTCATCGGACGCGTCGAGGACGCGATCCTCTCGCTGCGGGACCAGCTGCGCGCCCGTCGGCTGCCGGTGCCGTCGCTGCCCGTCGCCTCCGGCGGCCCGCGGCCGGCCATATACCCGCAGCGGCTGCCGGCCGAGGACGGCGGGGAGCCCGTGCGGCGCCCGGTGGGCGCGACGAGCGGCGTCCGTGCGGCCGGGACGCGGAGCACCGTCGGCAGCGCGGCGGTACCGGCCGGGCAGAAGCAGGCGGGCGCGTCCGGCACGCCCGCCGTGACGGCGACCGCCCGGCATCCGCAAGCCCGTACGCACGCCGTGGGGCGGTCCCCGCACGCGACGCACGCGTCCCTGACCCCGGCCGGCAACCGGCGCCCGCCCCGCTCGCGCCCGGTGGGCGGCTGACGGCCCGCCGCCACGCCGCCCGCGCAGAGCCCCGTGGTGAAGGCCCCGACCCCGGTCGGGGCCTTCACCGTGTCCGCCGGGCCGTCCGGGCGCGTCCGGCCCGTGCGGTCAGCCCTTCCAGCAGCGGCGGACCGTGCCGTCGTCGACCTCGAAGTTCAGCCGGCCCTCCAGGAACTCCATGGTGATGACGGAGCCGGGCGGAAGCGATCTGACGGTGGTCCAGCCGCGGCTGCGCGCGCGACGCTCGGCCGTGCCGGAGTCGAGGCCGACATAGGACTCCGGGGCGTCGTCCGGCTGTCCTGAGGGGGTCGGTATCGGTGCCATGGACATCACCGTAGGCGGCAGCGGACGGTGACGGAAGGCCCGCCGGCGGCCGGCGAAAAGCGGGCCGGAAGCGCGGGACCGTACTCATCTGCCGTCCCACGTACCCCACCGGTCACGCTTCTGTCACAGGTTCACGACACACGTTTAGCGGACGGTCGATCACCAGTGCGGTCAATCCGAATTGTTCGCACAGAAATTCCCCCGGAATTCCCGGACCGTCGTCGCACCGTCCCGTCCCGAGCCGTGAATACCTTCCGCCGCACACATTCCCCCGCCGTCCGCGCAGCACGAATTCATCGCGTCTTATGCACGTCCTACTTCTGGACGAACCGCAGATGCTTCCGGACGAATCGGTGACGGCTCAGGACGAACCGGTCGCTCACCCGTACGCGTATCGCGCCGCGCTCCGTTCCGTGTCCCACCGGCCCGTCGGGACCCCCGTGGCTAGCATCGCCCCATGGGCACGGACACCGCCGAGGCCGCCGCCTCACCGGCGCCGGTGCGTCGGCGGGGCCGGGTGGTAGTGGACTGGCTGACGACCACCGACCACAAGAAGATCGGGCACCTCTACCTGGTCACGTCGTTCGTCTTCTTCCTGATCGCCGGGCTGATGGCGATGCTGATGCGGGCGGAGCTGGCCCGCCCCGGACTCCAGTTGATCACCAACCAGACGTTCAACCAGGCGTTCACGCTGCACGGCACGATCATGCTGCTGCTCTTCGCGACGCCGACCTTCGCGGGCTTCGCCAACGAGATCGTGCCGCTGCAGATCGGCGCGCCGGACGTCGCCTTCCCGCGGCTGAACATGTTCTCGTACTGGCTGTTCCTCTTCGGTGGGCTGATGGTGCTGGGCTCGCTGCTGGTGCCCACCGGCCCCGCCGCCTTCGGCTGGACCGCCTATGCGCCGCTCAACAGCCTGGAACGCTCACCCGGCGCCGGCATCGACCTGTGGATCATGGGCCTCGCGCTGTCCGGTTTCGGCACGATCCTCACGTCCGTGAACTTCCTGGCGACGATCATCGGGATGCGGGCGCCGGGCATGACGATGTTCCGGATGCCGATCTTCACCTGGAACATCCTCTTCACCACGATCCTGGTGCTGGTGGCGTTCCCGGTCCTGGCGGCGGCGCTGCTGGTGCTCGAGTCCGACCGGCGGTTCGGCTCGGTGGTCTTCGAGGCGGGGAACGGGGGCGCGCTGCTGTGGCAGCACCTGTTCTGGTTCTTCGGCCATCCCGAGGTCTACATCATCGCGCTGCCGTTCTTCGGCATCATCACGGAGATCATCCCGGTCTTCTCCAGGAAGCCGATCTTCGGCTATCTGACGCTCGTCGGGGCCACGATGGCGATCACCGGGCTCTCGGTGGTGGTGTGGGCCCACCACATGTTCGCGACCGGCGCCGTGCTGCTGCCCTTCTTCTCGCTGCTGTCCTTCCTGATCGCCGTGCCGACCGGGGTCAAGTTCTTCAACTGGAGCGGCACGATGCTCAAGGGCTCGCTGTCGTTCGAGACGCCGATGCTGTGGGCGGTGGGCTTCCTCGTCTCGTTCCTCCTGGGCGGGCTGACCGGCGTCATCATCGCCTCGCCGCCGATGGACTTCCACGTGACCGACTCGTACTTCATCGTGGCCCACTTCCACTACACGGTCTTCGGGACGGTCGTCTTCGCGATGTTCGCCGGCTTCTACTTCTGGTGGCCGAAGTTCACGGGCAAGCTCCTCGACGAACGCCTCGGGAAGATCCACTTCTGGACGCTGTTCCTCGGCTTCCAGATCACCTTCCTCGTCCAGCACTGGCTGGGCGCGGAGGGCATGCCCCGCCGGTACTCGGACTATCTGGCCGCCGACGGCTTCACCGCGCTGAACACGGTCTCCACGATCGGCGCCTTCCTGCTCGGCGCGTCCACGCTGCCGTTCCTCTACAACGTGTGGAGGACGGCGAAGTACGCCGAGAAGGTCACCGTCGACGACCCCTGGGGGTTCGGCCGGTCGCTGGAGTGGGCGACGTCGTGCCCACCGCCGCGGCACAACTTCACCACCATCCCGCGGGTGCGCTCGGAGTCGCCCGCGTTCGACCTGCACCACCCGGAGTACGCGGCGCTGCGCCCGGCCGTGCCGGACTCCCCGCACGACGACGTCAGCCGGCGGCGTCCAGAGACCGGCCCAGACGGTCGCGGACCGTCCTGATGTGCTCGATCAGCTCCGCGGGCTCGACCACCTCGAAGTCGAAGCCCATCAGCACCACGTGAACGACCATCACGTCCAGGCTGCCGGCACCGGTACGCAGCAGACAGCTGTCCGGCCCCTCGGGCTCCAGCACCCCGGCGGACGGTGACACGGCCGCGGCCGCGCGCTCGACGGGCACCCGCAGCCTGATCACCGCCTTCTCCGCGTACGTCGCCGTCGACACCCCCCGCGACACGTACGCGGCGAGGTCCTCGGCGGGCGGGGTGCGCGGCGGGACGCGCGGCCCGTGCGGCGGTTTCGGGGTGACCCGGTCGACGCGGAACGTGCGCCAGTCGTCCCGGTCGACGTCCCAGGCGACGAGGTACCAGCGGCGCTCGGTGCAGACGAGCCGGTGGGGATCGACGGTCCGGCGGCTGACCGAGCCGTTGTGGTCGCGGTACGCGAAGCGCAGCCGCTCGCTGTCGCGGCAGGCGTTCGCCAGCTCGGTCAGGACCGAGGGGTCCGCCTGGTCCTGCGGGGCCCGCAGCATCGGCACCGTGAAGGCGTTGAGCGCGCCGATCCGGCGGCGCAGCCGGTGGGGCAGGACCTGCTCGAGCTTGGCCAGGGCGCGTACCGAGGTCTCCCCGATGCCCTCGATGCCGTTCCCGGCGGCGGTTCGCAGCCCCACCGCGACCGCCACGGCCTCGTCGTCGTCGAGCAGCAGGGGTGGCAGCTCGGCACCGGCGCCGAGCTGGTAGCCGCCGCCGGTGCCCGGGCTGGCGTTGACGGGGTAGCCGAGTTCACGCAGCCGGTCGACGTCCCGGCGCACGGTGCGCGCGGTGACGCCCAGCCGGTCGGCGAGCTCCGCCCCGGACCATTCACGGTGGGCCTGCAACAAGGACAGCAGACGCAGCAGTCGCGCCGAGGTCTCCAGCATGGGGGCGAGTCTGCCGGAGATCGCGGACAGGCGCTGTCCTGATCGGGAGTTCCGGGGTGACGCGGCCGGTGGCGTCGCCGGCGACAGCCACACGCACAGGTCGCGGCCGGTCACGTCACGGGCGACAGCCGCACGCAGAGGTCGTTGTCGGCGGTGTAGCAGGGCGCCGCGCGGTAGCCCTCCCCCTCGTGCGCCGGGTACACGAAGACGTTCCGCCGGTCCCAGACGTCGTCGAGGATGCGGGAGATCCGTACCGGCCCGGCTCCCTCCGAGGGGCGCAGCCACAGGGTCCACAGCCGGTCCCCGTCCACGGAGGGCCCGGCGAGCGTCGCGTACGGAACTGCCAGGGCGAAGCGTTCGCCCCCGTCCCCGACGGCGGTCAGCGGCACCTGGTGCACGGTCCCGCCCAGCCGGGCCTCCGCCACGGCCCCGGTGCCGAGCACGGCCCCGTACAGCACCCCCTCGACCGTGCACGCCCCCTGCGCCACGCCGATGTCCCCGGCCTCGGCGTGCGGTTGGCGCAGCCAGCAGCGCACGGCGAGGCGCCCGTCGGCGGTCGGGTACGGGACCCGGGCGGCGATCCGGCCCGCCTCCGGCACCCGGCCGACCAGGGCCCGCAGATCGCGGATGCCGGGCTCGACGGCGGCGCCGTCGTCCGTGTACGCGTCCCAGTGGCCTTCGGCGAGTTCGACGGTGCCGGGCAGCACCGCGCGGGAGTGGTCCCCGCCGGCCGGGGTCAGCGGGAGCCGGACGGTGTCCCCCGTGCCACCGCCGCGGCGCCGCAGGACGAGCAGGGCGTCCGGGGCGCCGGTGCCCGCGATGTCGAAGGTGACGCCGCCGGCCGCGTCGGCGATGCAGTCGGCACGCGGCACCCTCCCCCGGGTCGGCGTGGTCATGCCGCCCTCCCCCTGCGGATCGCGTCGCCCGCCCGGTGGCGCAGTGCGTACGCCGCGTCCAGCACGGCGCCGCGCGAGCGGTGCAGGACGTCCCGGAGCGCGGAGCGGGAGCGCAGGCGCGCGTCCCGGGCGACCAGTTCGGCGAAGAGGCTCTCGTGGCGCTCGGCGATCCGCGCCGGGTCGAACCGCTCGGACGCCTTCAGCGCCGCCGCCCCCGCTCTCCGCCGCAGCTCGTCGTCGTTGATCAGGGCGAGCAGGGCGTCGGCGATCGCGTCCTCGTCCCCGACCGGCACCAGCAGTCCGTCGACGCCGTCCTCGATGATCTCGCGCGGCCCGTGCGGGCAGTCGGTGGCGACGACGGGCAGTCCGCAGCGCATCGCCTCGACGATGGTCATGCCGAACGACTCCCTGTTCGAGGTGACCGCGGCGATGGAGCCCTTGACCCACTCCGGCTCCAGCGGATGGACCGGTCCCATGAGGAACACGTGGTTGTGCAGACCGCGCCGGGCGATCAGGTCCAGCAGGGCGTCGCGTTCGTTGCCGGTCGCGTCGCCGCCGCCGTAGATCCGCAGCCGCCAGTCGGGGCGCGCGGTGACGACCTTGGAGAAGGCCTTGACGAGCAGGTCGTAGCGCTTGACCTTGAGCAGCCTGCCGGCGGCGACGACACAGGTGCTGTCCCCGTCGGCGGGGGCCACGGCCGGCAGGGGCACGCTGTTGGGCACGGCCTCGATGCGGACGTCCGGCAGCCTCAGGCGCGTCCGGTAGGCCCGGGCGTCGGCCTCCGTGACGGTGGTGACCGCGTCCAGCAGGGCGTAGCGGTGGGCGATCTCGCGGCGCAGCCGGTAGTCGTGGCTGTCCAGGGTCAGGTGCTCCTGGCCGACGCGGACCGGGCCTCGGGGCGCCTGACGGGCGATGTGGACGTTGAGCCCGGGACGCGTGCCGACGACGACGTCGGCCTCCAGGGCCTTCAGATACGCGGCGATGCGCGCGTCCGTGAGGCGGCTGTACTGCTTCCAGCGTCCGTCGCCGCGCGGGAACACCCGGGCGGGGCGTGTGTAGTCGGGATCGGTGCCGTCGTAGGTGGGGCTGCCCCGCCGGAGGTCCAGGAGGTGACGCAGGGTCACACCCGGCGGAGCACCCAGGGTCGGCTCCTCACGGTGGCGGAAGACCGACACGATCTCCACGTCGTGCCGCTCGGCCAGGGTGGCGGCGAGGTTGAACGTCGTGCGGATCGTCCCGCCGATTCCGTAGGCGTTGTGGAGCAGGAACGAGATGTGCATGCGGTGCCGCTCCCCCTGGCGATTCGTGGTGGTCGGGACGGGACTTCGCCGGGCCCGGGAACGCGGGGGCCGGCCGGGGACGGGGTCCGTTTTCCCCTGTCGTGTCCCTACTGTGGGCGATCGGACCGCTCGCGTCCTGTCGGCATGCCGTCGCCGGTCGTATCGGTGCCGTCGGACCGGCGTGTCGCCCCTGACCGGCGGATGTTCACGATTTGTCGATGTATCGCCGTGACGATCTGTCGGCCGGACGCCGCCGTCGCGTGACTCTTGCCCTGAGTCTCCCGTTGTGCTCGTTACGAGCCGGGAACCGCCCGGCGCACCACCACGCACCGAGTCCGAGGAGCAACCCGTGCCGCGCATGCTCGACGTCAGCGAGGACGTACGCGCCGAGATCGGCGACGAAGAAGCCGACCGGCTGCTCGCCGGCGAGAACGCCCCGGGCAACTACGACTGCACCTCCTGCCGCACCCCGGGCGACTCCGAGCAGGAGCGGACCAGCACCGTGCTGTTCGTCGGCGAGGAGACCGCCGTCCTCGCCTTCGCCCACGCCAGCTGCATCCCCTCCCAGGTCGTCCAGGTCGCCGAGGAACAGCTCAAGGGCGCCGTCCGCTCCATCACCGGCGAGGCCGCGGCCCCGGCCGCCCACCAGCCGCAGGGCTTCCACCAGGGCCACCACCCGGGCCACGGCATGCAGGCCGCGCCGCAGGAGCAGGCGG
It contains:
- a CDS encoding helix-turn-helix transcriptional regulator translates to MLETSARLLRLLSLLQAHREWSGAELADRLGVTARTVRRDVDRLRELGYPVNASPGTGGGYQLGAGAELPPLLLDDDEAVAVAVGLRTAAGNGIEGIGETSVRALAKLEQVLPHRLRRRIGALNAFTVPMLRAPQDQADPSVLTELANACRDSERLRFAYRDHNGSVSRRTVDPHRLVCTERRWYLVAWDVDRDDWRTFRVDRVTPKPPHGPRVPPRTPPAEDLAAYVSRGVSTATYAEKAVIRLRVPVERAAAAVSPSAGVLEPEGPDSCLLRTGAGSLDVMVVHVVLMGFDFEVVEPAELIEHIRTVRDRLGRSLDAAG
- a CDS encoding acyl-CoA dehydrogenase family protein; this translates as MSAPPKLPPFDPADPLGIDDLLEPEDLAVRDTVRSWAADRVLPQIADWYESGELPSVRELARELGSIGALGMSLTGYGCAGATAVQYGLACLELEAADSGIRSLVSVQGSLAMYAIWKYGSEDQKQRWLPSMAAGETIGCFGLTEPDHGSDPAGMRTYAKRDGSDWVLNGRKMWITNGSVAGVAVVWAQTDDGIRGFAVPTDTPGFSAPEIRHKWSLRASVTSELVLDEVRLPEDAVLPGVTGLKGPLSCLSHARYGIVWGAMGAARSSFEAALDYARTREQFGKPIGGFQLTQAKLADMALELHKGILLAHHLGRRMDAGTLRPEQVSFGKLNNVREAIEICRTARTILGANGISLEYPVMRHATNLESVLTYEGTVEMHQLVLGKALTGLDAFR
- the ctaD gene encoding aa3-type cytochrome oxidase subunit I, which codes for MGTDTAEAAASPAPVRRRGRVVVDWLTTTDHKKIGHLYLVTSFVFFLIAGLMAMLMRAELARPGLQLITNQTFNQAFTLHGTIMLLLFATPTFAGFANEIVPLQIGAPDVAFPRLNMFSYWLFLFGGLMVLGSLLVPTGPAAFGWTAYAPLNSLERSPGAGIDLWIMGLALSGFGTILTSVNFLATIIGMRAPGMTMFRMPIFTWNILFTTILVLVAFPVLAAALLVLESDRRFGSVVFEAGNGGALLWQHLFWFFGHPEVYIIALPFFGIITEIIPVFSRKPIFGYLTLVGATMAITGLSVVVWAHHMFATGAVLLPFFSLLSFLIAVPTGVKFFNWSGTMLKGSLSFETPMLWAVGFLVSFLLGGLTGVIIASPPMDFHVTDSYFIVAHFHYTVFGTVVFAMFAGFYFWWPKFTGKLLDERLGKIHFWTLFLGFQITFLVQHWLGAEGMPRRYSDYLAADGFTALNTVSTIGAFLLGASTLPFLYNVWRTAKYAEKVTVDDPWGFGRSLEWATSCPPPRHNFTTIPRVRSESPAFDLHHPEYAALRPAVPDSPHDDVSRRRPETGPDGRGPS
- a CDS encoding MFS transporter, whose amino-acid sequence is MFGRTTAGARPRAAGGGANRWVVLLVLCVSLLLVALDATVLHVAVPAVTEDLRPSGVELLWIVDAYPLVCASLLILFGTLGDRVGRRRVLLLGYALFGVASAVAALATTPEVLIGARALLGVGGAMIMPATLSILRAVFPDRRERATAIGIWTAVAAVGAATGPVLGGFLVQHFWWGSVFLINIPLMLLILPVGRWLLPESRGDREGPWDVLGALMAAAGVLGIVLGVKRLGAGDAVLDLRTAGPLLAGAVLLALFVRRQKSRRHPLVDIRMFARATFSTSVGCIVLAMLALVGLELIAVQYLQLVLGLSPLETGLRLLPLTFAAMAAGATGSFTLRRLGPRRMVGWGFVLTAAAVVLLTLMGQHDRPLLLTTGFVLLGFGLQTTLFGAYESMLSEAPPEQAGGAAAIGETSYQLGAGMGIALLGSVMNAAYAPGLDDATSVPPAARSAAGHSLGEAYQVALQLGGPVGDALRSAARHAFVHGLHVTLFVSAGLLLLGALAALRLPKVMECAEPDDPTGLPAAEQPAPARSGHAVPEPALPGAPLRDHVRAESAVPARRTPAEAAGPARTGRTAH
- a CDS encoding glycosyltransferase family 4 protein produces the protein MHISFLLHNAYGIGGTIRTTFNLAATLAERHDVEIVSVFRHREEPTLGAPPGVTLRHLLDLRRGSPTYDGTDPDYTRPARVFPRGDGRWKQYSRLTDARIAAYLKALEADVVVGTRPGLNVHIARQAPRGPVRVGQEHLTLDSHDYRLRREIAHRYALLDAVTTVTEADARAYRTRLRLPDVRIEAVPNSVPLPAVAPADGDSTCVVAAGRLLKVKRYDLLVKAFSKVVTARPDWRLRIYGGGDATGNERDALLDLIARRGLHNHVFLMGPVHPLEPEWVKGSIAAVTSNRESFGMTIVEAMRCGLPVVATDCPHGPREIIEDGVDGLLVPVGDEDAIADALLALINDDELRRRAGAAALKASERFDPARIAERHESLFAELVARDARLRSRSALRDVLHRSRGAVLDAAYALRHRAGDAIRRGRAA
- a CDS encoding cell division protein SepF, which codes for MGSVRKASAWLGLVEDNDERYYDDEYAEGTGAGDQWVTDPRVRVASETAEEQGRRIATVSPDSFRDARGIGEHFREGVPVIVNLTSLEPADAKRVVDFAAGLTFGLRGSIERVATRVFLLTPADTEIVSGESAGRPGDGFFNQS
- a CDS encoding I78 family peptidase inhibitor, with amino-acid sequence MAPIPTPSGQPDDAPESYVGLDSGTAERRARSRGWTTVRSLPPGSVITMEFLEGRLNFEVDDGTVRRCWKG
- a CDS encoding phosphatase PAP2 family protein codes for the protein MRTDIFARLDREPEPPKIEIPRMSRTRLALFGGTSAFYLAIVVAVLISSWLVIVDWKVMLFRPYQQWPELHAFLDYFVVLGQRGPTAVMVAAWLGWRSWRQHTLRPLLVLGASLLLLNATVGAVKLGLGRLGPHYATQIGSAELFAGGDIFPSGHTANAVVTWGILAYLATTPLARRYLSALSAVVALGVGLTTVYLGTHWLSDVLLGWAAGLLILLALPWCEPLIGRVEDAILSLRDQLRARRLPVPSLPVASGGPRPAIYPQRLPAEDGGEPVRRPVGATSGVRAAGTRSTVGSAAVPAGQKQAGASGTPAVTATARHPQARTHAVGRSPHATHASLTPAGNRRPPRSRPVGG